The genomic segment TTAGGATTGGAAATCGAAGTCTCCACATGAGAATGTTCTGTTTTTTCACCTTCTCCTCCGCAAGAGTAGGTAATCATAAACAGAGTAAACCAGATAACAATCGTATATTGAGAAAATTTAAAAATCATCGACTTTCTATTCTAAGGTAAGTTCCAAAGTAGAAAAATCTAAATTTTCAGTTTTTTTAGAATTGGTTAAATAGAATTGTTTTCCCCGCATTTGTAAGGTAACAAACTCTTGGAAAATTTTTTCTGTATTGTTCGGATCGGGATTTTTAACGAGATTACAATCTCGACCACACCCATTACAGTCCCCTCCACCATAATCTAAAAAATTCGTAAATGTTTGTTTGCGTAAGAATCCAAAAATCCGCATATGAATCTTACCCGGTGAAATTTCTTTTATTTCATAATTCCCCATTCCATAAAAACGATAGGAGTTTTCTTCATTTGCATCGTAATTGGTGCGAGCCGTAGATCCTTCTAAAAAGAATGTTCCATCCGAACGAAGTCGAATCGTCCAATCAGAAGAAGTGGGCGGGTCTAAATTTTCTTCCATTTGGACTTCATTATCTGCACCCACAGGTACATCAGCGACGGACTCCAGAGCAACTTCTGTTACTTCTCTTCCCGTCAAACCACGATTAAGAACCTTACGTAAAGAAGCTTTCGCAAATGCATCAAAGTTTTTGGCAGCAGTATCTTTTGATTTGGGAAGAGTGTCCATAGCAAACCAGTCCCCATCATCACCAAAACGTAACTCAGATAAGACGATCCCTTTTTCAGTTAATCCAGGATATATCTCTACTACTTTCATTGTTAGTTTATTTCCCTTAAAAGATATTGGCAATTGAACTTCTTGACTTCCCATAGTATCTTCTATATTAATTTTTGTCGAATATCCATCATCCCCAGTTAGTAAAATAGACTTAACACGTCCGTTTTTTATACAGTGGACATCGGAACGTTGGTAACCATTCCATATTTTTAAAACTGATATTTTTTTCTTTTCCGCAAAATCG from the Leptospira terpstrae serovar Hualin str. LT 11-33 = ATCC 700639 genome contains:
- a CDS encoding NADase-type glycan-binding domain-containing protein, coding for MKLRSYLLPLLVLLSLMTVNCGKKLHFSMVTSTSMENGLPFLVLDGKEWKAEPGAEFVKLHFYADNAFALSKVSIESCSGQFKDRIAAYVNFDEVYASTDVQKSNSEVSFDPVVQARSVTLNFQRNQNICLKSVKFYDEKQKSYRTYAPEIISGTVSASETASPEPTYSVMNLFDSKYENGYSSVKGGVGVTFNFDFAEKKKISVLKIWNGYQRSDVHCIKNGRVKSILLTGDDGYSTKINIEDTMGSQEVQLPISFKGNKLTMKVVEIYPGLTEKGIVLSELRFGDDGDWFAMDTLPKSKDTAAKNFDAFAKASLRKVLNRGLTGREVTEVALESVADVPVGADNEVQMEENLDPPTSSDWTIRLRSDGTFFLEGSTARTNYDANEENSYRFYGMGNYEIKEISPGKIHMRIFGFLRKQTFTNFLDYGGGDCNGCGRDCNLVKNPDPNNTEKIFQEFVTLQMRGKQFYLTNSKKTENLDFSTLELTLE